Below is a window of Poecilia reticulata strain Guanapo linkage group LG8, Guppy_female_1.0+MT, whole genome shotgun sequence DNA.
tAACTATGTAGATATTATTATGTCTTTGATTTTTGAGGTGGTGTTGTGCTATAGAAATTTGCGTCgctttaaatttgtaattttcttagCTGAGTTCGGTGTTGTCGTACAAGGGTCAGTCTTGTGTTGAATGCTGACTTCGGTCCGTTTTAGGGAAGCGTGACTGCGATGACAGTATTCTTCCCTTTGGATACTGCCAGGTTACGGCTTCAAGGTAAGACGTGGACGAGTAGTTTCCTTTGCAGATGGAGTTTAAATGCTagatattgacaaaaaaaaattctttgcgTTCAGTGGATGAAAACAGGAAGGCCAAATCCACACCTGCTATTCTGGCTGACATTGTGAAAGAAGAAGGACTGTGAGTGAAATGATTGTAACAAATCACAACTGAATTATGAGAGAAATGAAACGGCATTTCTGCTGCCTCTCTGCAGACTAGCTCCCTACAGAGGATGGTTCCCTGTCATCTGTAGTCTTTGCTGCTCCAACTTTGTCTACTTCTACTGCTTCCACTGGATGAAGGCCAGCTGGCTGAAGAGCAGGCAGTCAACCCCCAGCACTGACCTCATTGTAGGCATTGTTGCAGGTAAACCGATCTCCTTCTATATCACAGAAAGCTTTCTTGTGTATGAGTAAGTCTACAAACAGATAGTGAGGttagctttacattttttatcgATATGTTTTCCAGGCGTTATAAACGTTCTACTGACCACTCCTCTGTGGGTGGTCAATACCCGGCTGAAGCTCCAAGGCTCCAAGTTTCACAATTCAGACATCCGGCCCACAAACTACTCTGGTATCCTGGGTAAAGGGATTTGCTTTGAGTTCACATTTCCATGGAGAATCAGTCGTattctgaactttttcagaTCTTTGTTCAATTACTGCCACAAACTTTAGTGTATTTTGTTaagctttaatgtgtttttattctgtataaataaaaaaattaagtttggtatgtttttgcacaaatatatttttagacgcacctttaatttttttctgtctctgctgaagaaaaacgtCCACACAACATATTTTGCTGTATGTGCCAAGAATGATGTGCAGTAAGTTTGTATAAACCcccaaaacattgtttttttttgtctaatctgACCAGCGCACCTTCTTTTTCttgaaatgtacattataaTTTTTACATatacatgtgtaaaaaaaaaaaaaaaagtattttcacttCCCAATTACCCGCACTACTACTTTGTATTGGTCCACCACATTAAATGCTTCGAAACAGCATTGATGTTTACGGTTgtaacatgtggaaaaagttcaagggacataaatatttttgcgaAGCACCATTTGACATAACCTTCTCTATGACTTCCGCAGATGCGTTTAAGCAGATCATCCATAAAGAAGGTGTTGGCGCCCTCTGGAACGGCACCTTCCCATCCCTGCTGCTGGTGCTCAACCCCGCTATTCAGTTCATGATTTACGAAGGTCTGAAGAGGCAGCTGAGGAGAGGGGCTTCCAGGGAGGTGAGCTTGGAAGGTGGTAGCAGGATTCTCACGTTATCTGGACGGAAAGAGgcttggtaataaaaaaaaaatacgacAGATCTTTTCTTCCTTACCCTCTAAGCTTTCATCTCTGGAGGCCTTCATCATCGGCGCGGTCGCCAAAGCCGTCGCCACCACTGTTACGTACCCACTGCAGATGATGCAGTCCATCCTCAGGGTGGGTCTCACTTGTATATCCATCATTACTTCATCGAAAGAACTGGAGGACATTTTGGCTCCAACTGTATGTTTTCTCCATACTTTCCCTAACGACAGTTCGGCCAGGTCAGCACACCGACAGAAAAGTCGACGCTGCTGTCCAGCCTGCAGACCCTTCAGGGTCTACTGGTGAACAGAGCCAGGTGAGTTTTCACAAACTACGCACATCTACGATGATTACTTTGAAATTGTTTCAGAATGAATTATGATTTGTTGCATTATTTTGAGATGGAGCACATGTGTGAACTTGCAAGGGAATTACCAGAAATTTCTCAGGAAAAGTGAAAAAGGGTGGAACAACCAGTCTAGAACTGGTTTTTAAGCCCTTCAAGGTTACGATATACAGGAAGCAGGAATTTATgtctctttttattgtttttttttcacgtgAAGAGATTATAATCCTTCCCGTGGTAACTTTCTATTTGCCACTCTTAAATATGGACCagactttttttattaagcACGACTAGTACTTTTCCAGTCAACAAACGATCTCACTTAGTCTGTTGATTCaaattggttgcactggatttaatttaggggtgtcagagtaaaaggagctaagaacatttttctatttatattgTAGCACCacacaaaatatgcaaaagctTAAGAAGTTTCAACGATTTTGCGAAGCACCGTAATTGTTCGCTAGCAGACCAACAGACTGTTGTGTCAATCATGAATTGCAGCCCAAATACATCTCGTCTTCACAAATTGTCCCGTTTTCAACCGGTTTCTCTGCTGCAGGAAACACGGCGTGTCGGGTCTGTTCAAAGGCCTGGAGGCCAAGCTTCTGCAGACCGTCCTGACTGCTGCCCTCATGTTCCTTCTCTATGAGAAGATTTCCAGCAGCACCTTCAGAGTTATGGGACTGAGCAGCGGCCACTACAAGAGACGCTAACCAGCAACCAGAAATGCAACCCTGGACACTTAACAACAGAAACACACTGTGATGATGACCGGACCGGACAGGACCtcatttttaagaatatttcACTAAACAAATGATAAACCACTACTGATGTTTTATGGTGATTTTCTTCTGTTGGagttaattcatttttgtctctgtgaTCCACCAGGTCCGTTAACCAGTTTCAGGACCCGATCAGAACCCCTGAGTGTAAattaccttgagaaataatgagatttggttGTATATAAAAGCAGGCTTTAATGccgaaaaatgatcaaatgttacaaGACACACATCATATAAATGGATCAGATGCAGAGTTACATTCACTCTGTATCTGATCAGCTGGACGCTGGGTATGACCCCAGCGTCCAGCGCTGGGGCCACACTTAGCTCACCTTATGGATGAAACCAAGTGAGGCAAGGATTGTAGCGcgagtttagctttttattcttctctgCAATCTGTTCCCTCTCTAAAGGGTAGTCtaatcagtttcagtctgtttacGTATGgcagacacacatacacatggtTATGTAGATAGAACCAacaaaacttctgtttttgtcttgaaagaaattaaaggatGGTGATTTAAGAAGTGTGGTAATGTTGCACATCAGATCTCCCCCTGTAAGTGTCTATACTCATTCAATTTTTCCCTCAGCATTAATAACACGAGTTCCTCATTTAGGTAATTGGTTTTCAGTCTTATTGACTTTTCATCGTCAATTTGATAATGTAGAAATACAGAGACAGGGAAATAAGGTATTTCCATTGGTGATCCCACAGTAAACATAAACTGGTTCACATCAGATTTTAAGGTTGATTGTCTATGTGGTTTATGAATTTGTTCAGCAGCTCTCATTAAACCTAAACTTTGATACCGACTTCGTAAAAGCAATCAAATTGTTCAGAAAGGtggaatattttttgtcttttttgtccaCACCTGATGTTTGTTGAAACTTTATTAACCATTTTTTCAGTATCTTTTGATATTTAGACAAGGATTATGTTGACAGTTATGTTCATAATCCCCTTTGAATAATCTGAGACTTCAAATGCGTTCAAAGgcttttaaaggtttaaaatgtgaaaatcaaagTCATTTACAAACATCAGGAGGTCTAGAAATTGGACATGTATTTCTCCATACTATTCATATTCCCtcagatttttctcttattttctgtACCATTTCTCATTGTAGAAAGTGTTCATCTGATCGAAATTAACTTGGTAACACTTTCAAAAATACACTGAGCAATATGGTGTCTTGATCAGGTACAAGAACTTCATataaaatgtgtggaaaagctATCAGT
It encodes the following:
- the slc25a17 gene encoding peroxisomal membrane protein PMP34: MTAEVFSYESLVHAVSGAVGSVTAMTVFFPLDTARLRLQVDENRKAKSTPAILADIVKEEGLLAPYRGWFPVICSLCCSNFVYFYCFHWMKASWLKSRQSTPSTDLIVGIVAGVINVLLTTPLWVVNTRLKLQGSKFHNSDIRPTNYSGILDAFKQIIHKEGVGALWNGTFPSLLLVLNPAIQFMIYEGLKRQLRRGASRELSSLEAFIIGAVAKAVATTVTYPLQMMQSILRFGQVSTPTEKSTLLSSLQTLQGLLVNRARKHGVSGLFKGLEAKLLQTVLTAALMFLLYEKISSSTFRVMGLSSGHYKRR